TTCGTGAACGGCAGCCGCCGCAGGTCGTCCAGCGTTTTGATGGATTCCGGCGTGATCCCCTCCTTTTTGAAGAGGGCGGCATAGAACGGCACCTGACCGGCGCGGGCGACAGTCTCCCGGAGCCGATGGAGCTGCAGCGCGTGCAGGTCGGCGCGCGGCATGGTTTCGGCGGGGTCAAAGATGCGGTTCTCGTAGGCGAACTCGGTGCTCATGAAACAACCTCCGGTCCGGCCGGGATGCCGGACGGGTTTGGACGGCGGCGGGCCGGGGGTCAGCCCCCGGCGCGGTCGTAGAGCTCCACGCCGCCGATGACGTTGATCCCGTTGTCCTTCAGGACCTGGATGGCCGCGTCGGCGTCGTTGAACCGGAACACCAGCACCGCCCGGTCCCCGGAACGGAACGTGAAGGCGTACATGTACTCAATGTTCAGCCCGGCCTTCTCGATCACCTCCAGGATGGTCGCCAGGCCGCCCGGCTTGTCCTCGACCTCCGTGGCGACCACCTCGGTGACCGTGACCACGCAGCCCGCCTGGGAGAGGACCTCGCGCGCCTTTTTCCAGTCGCGGACGATCAGGCGCAGGATGCCGAACTGCTGGGTGTCGGCCAGGGACAGGGTCACGATGTTGATGCCCGCCTCGGCGAGGCGCCGGCAGGGGTCGCTCAGGCGGCCGGGCTTGTTTTCCATGAACATGCTCAACTGCGGGATTTTCATGTCACCTCCTTGCTCTTGTTTCTCAATGCCGGGGTTTCCGCGGGCGCCGGCCGCGCGGCGCGGCGGGTCACTTCTTTCGCTGGTCTATGACGCGCTTGGCCTTGCCCTCGCTGCGGGCGATGGTGTTGGGCTCCACGAGCCGCACCTTCACGCGGATGTTGATGATGCGCTCGATGGCCGCGCTGATCTTCTTCGCCAGCCCCTCCACCGCCGCGATCCGGTCGCTGAAGATCTCCGGCGTCATCTCCACATGCACCTCGATGTCATCCATCGTCCCGTCGTTCGTCAGCACGATGACGTAGTGCGGCGCCGTGCCCTCGACGGACAGGAGCGCCTCCTCGATCTGCGACGGGAACACGTTCACGCCGCGGATGATGAGCATGTCGTCGCTGCGGCGCGAGATGCGGCGGATGCGCCGGATGGTGCGGCCGCAGGGGCAGGGCTCGGCGAAGATGGACGTGATGTCGCGGGTCCGGTAACGGATCATGGGCATGGCCTGCTTGCTGAGCGTCGTCAGCACCAGCTCGCCCTCCTGCCCGTCCGGCAGCGGCGCCAGCGTCTCCGGGTCCACGATCTCCGGGTAGAAATGGTCCTCGAAGATGTGCAGCCCGTTCTGGTGCGCGCACTCGTTGCCCACGCCCGGCCCGATGATCTCGGACAGGCCGTAGATGTCGTAGGCCTTGATGCCCGACTCCGCCTCAACGCGCTTGCGCATCTCCTCGGTCCACGGCTCCGCGCCGAACACCCCCGCCTTCAGCGGCAGGTCGCGCAGCTCGATCCCCATCTCCCGCGCCCGCTCGATGATCCGCAGGAAGTAGCTCGGTGTGCAGCAGATCGCCGTCGTACCGAAGTCCTTCATCACCATGATCTGCCGGTCCGTGTTGCCCCCGGAGATCGGGATCACCGTCGCCCCCAGCGCCTCCGCGCCGTAGTGCGCCCCCAGGCCGCCCGTGAACAGGCCGTACCCGTAGCCGTTCTGGATCACGTCGCCGCGCTGGAGCCCGCACGCCGCAAACGCCCGCACCATCACGCTCGCCCAGACCTTCAGGTCCTGCTGCGTGTAGGCCACCACGATCGGCTTCCCCGTCGTGCCGCTGGACGCGTGCAGCCGCACCACCTCGCTCATCGGGCTGGCGAACAGCCCGAACGGGTAGGTGTCCCGCAGGTCCGTCTTCACGGTGAACGGAAGCTGGGCGATGTCCGCGAGGCAGTGGATGTCGTTCGGCGTCATGCCCCGCGCGTCCATCCGCGCGCGAAAATGGGCCACGTTCTCGTAGGCCCGCCGCACCACCGCATGAAGCCGGTGCAGCTGCAGCTGCCGGAGCTGCTCCACCGGCAGGTAATCCATCGCGCTGGCCGGATGAAACTCGCATCCGGGATCGTGCCAGAACTCCATCATGCCCTGATTCCTTTCCTGAAAAAGTTGACCCCGCGCGGGGACCGCCGCGCCCTTGAACCCGACAGAAATGCACCCCTCCCGGCGTGCCTGAGGCCCCGCCCGGGAGAGGCTTGTAGTATAGCCGCGCATTTCCTCCCGTGCAACCCGCGGCGGGATACTGCAAGAAATGCGGAAAACCAAAGCGGGCGGCGCCGGTCTCCAGGCGGCCCTGTTTTGCGCCGGGAATTGCCGCGTCGGTCCGCGTGAGCCGGTGCGGTGTTGGACGGTGGCCCCGGAATTGGCTATACTTCGCGCGATTCTTCCATTCCGAGAGGCATTGCACGCGCGTCATGAGTCTTGTCCGTCTCGAAAACATCACCAAATCATATCTGGGACGCCCTGTCTTGGACGGGGTGAGCCTGCGCATTGAGCCGGGGGAGCGGGTGGGGCTCATCGGCCGGAACGGCACGGGGAAGTCCACGGTGTTCCGGGTGATCACGGGGGAGGTGGACCCGGATTCGGGGGTGGTGGAGCGGATGCGGCGGCTGCGGCTGGCGTGCCTGGAGCAGCTTCCGAGGGTGGCGGAGGAGAAGACGATCCAGGACATCGTGATGGAGAGTTTTCCGGAGATTCTGGAGCTGGAGGCGCGGCTGGCGCGGCTGGAGGAGCGCATGGCGGCGGAGGGGGACGCCCTGCTGGCGGAGTACAGCGACGCGCAGCACGCCTTCACGGCGATGGGGGGCTACGGGTTCCGGACGCGGGTGAAGCAGGTGCTCCAGGGGCTCGGCTTCCGGCCGGAGGAGTTCTCGCTGCCCTTCCGCGCCCTCAGCGGGGGGCAGCGCACGCGGCTGCGCCTGGCGCTGGCGCTGCTGCGCGACGCCGACCTGCTGCTGCTGGACGAGCCGGAGAACCATCTGGACGTGGAGGCCCGGGAGTGGCTGGAGTCGTACCTGACGAGCTGCCGCGAGGCCGTGATGATCATTTCGCACGACCGCCAGATGCTCAACAACGCGACCACCCGGATCGTCGAGGTGGAGCGGGGCCAGCTCTTCGACTACTCGGGGAACTACGCCTTCTACCACAAGCAGAAGGCGCTGGTGCGCGAGCAGTACCAGAAGGCCTACGAGCGGCAGGAGGACTTCATCCGCAAGGAGGAGGCCCTCATCGAGCGCTTCCGCTACAAGAACACCAAGGCGCGCCAGATGCAGAGCCGCCTCAAGCGGCTGGACAAGATGGAGCGCATCGAGGCCCCACCGCCGGAGGCGGACACGGCGGCCTTCCGCCTCGGCGAGGTGGAGCGCAGCGGCGAGGTGGTGCTGGACGTGCGCGACGCCGCCATGGCCTACGGCGACCTGACCCTGTACGACGGGATCAGCTTTACCGTGCGCCGGGGCGAGCGCGTGGGGATTGTCGGCCCGAACGGCGCGGGCAAGACGACGCTCCTGCGCCAGATCGCCGGGATGCACACGGGCACGGGCGGCGCGGTGACCCTGGGGCACAAGGTGTCGCTGTCCTTCTTCGAGCAGAACCACGACAACGTGAACCGGGCGAACGACATCCTCTCGGAGGTGCTTTCGGTGCGGCCCGACTTCACGCCGGAGCAGGCGCGCCGCTTTCTCGGCCGGCTGCTGTTCACGGGCGAGGACGTGTTCAAGCCCGTGTCCACCCTCAGCGGCGGCGAGCTGGCCCGCGTGGCCATGGCGAAGATGATCCTCGGCGGGGCCAACCTGCTGCTGCTCGACGAGCCGACGAACCACCTCGACATCGCGTCGCGCGAGGCGCTGGAGGGCGCGCTGGCCGCCTTCGGCGGGAGCATCCTGCTGGCCAGCCACGACCGCGCCCTGGTGGACGGGCTGGTGGAGAAGCTCGTCATCATCCGCGACGGCAGGGCCCGGGTCTTCCTGGGGAACTACGCGGACTTCCACCGCCAGTCCGGCCAGGCCGAGGAGGACGTCTCGGACAAGACGGCCGAAGAGGTTCTCCGCATCCGCCGCGTCGAGAAGGAGCGCGAGGCCAAGAAGACCCGCCTGCGCGAGGACCGGAAAGGCCAGAAGCGCCTCGCCAAGGTGGAGGCGGACATCGCGGCCATGGAGGCCCTGCTCGCGGACTACACGGGCAAGTTCGCCGCCCTGGACCCGGCGGATTTCACGGCGGCCCAGGCGCTCACGGACGAGTACAACGGCCTCAAGGAGGACCTCCGGGGGCTCTACGAGGAGTGGGAGGAGCTCGCCGGGTGATCCCCGGCGGCGGCGCGGCGTTGTGAACACCGGCCCAAACCGGTATAATGTCCATAAGGGGGACCCGGGGGGGCGGCGCAGTCTGCGCGCCCGCCGCAACGGGGCGTCCCCCGCGCGTACCAGGAATCAACGGAGCCCTTGGCTGATGCCCAAAATCACCCGAAAAAAGAAGACGGAAGACGTTCTGCTGCCCCTGCTGCCGCTGAAGGACGCGGTGGTGTTCCCCCGGATGACCGTGCCGCTGTTTGTGGGCCGCCCGGCCTCGCTGGCGGCGGTCGAGGAAAGCATCCGCACGGGCACGGCGCTCTTCCTCTGCACCCAGAAAAACGGCGAGGAGGAGGAGCCGAAGGCCGACGGAATGTACCGGGTGGGCACGGGCGCGAAAATCATCAACGCCCTGCGCATGCCCGACGGCTCCATGAAGATCGCGGTGGAGGGGCTCGGCCGCGGCCGGGTCCGG
This Candidatus Hydrogenedentota bacterium DNA region includes the following protein-coding sequences:
- a CDS encoding ACT domain-containing protein: MKIPQLSMFMENKPGRLSDPCRRLAEAGINIVTLSLADTQQFGILRLIVRDWKKAREVLSQAGCVVTVTEVVATEVEDKPGGLATILEVIEKAGLNIEYMYAFTFRSGDRAVLVFRFNDADAAIQVLKDNGINVIGGVELYDRAGG
- a CDS encoding phenylacetate--CoA ligase, with product MMEFWHDPGCEFHPASAMDYLPVEQLRQLQLHRLHAVVRRAYENVAHFRARMDARGMTPNDIHCLADIAQLPFTVKTDLRDTYPFGLFASPMSEVVRLHASSGTTGKPIVVAYTQQDLKVWASVMVRAFAACGLQRGDVIQNGYGYGLFTGGLGAHYGAEALGATVIPISGGNTDRQIMVMKDFGTTAICCTPSYFLRIIERAREMGIELRDLPLKAGVFGAEPWTEEMRKRVEAESGIKAYDIYGLSEIIGPGVGNECAHQNGLHIFEDHFYPEIVDPETLAPLPDGQEGELVLTTLSKQAMPMIRYRTRDITSIFAEPCPCGRTIRRIRRISRRSDDMLIIRGVNVFPSQIEEALLSVEGTAPHYVIVLTNDGTMDDIEVHVEMTPEIFSDRIAAVEGLAKKISAAIERIINIRVKVRLVEPNTIARSEGKAKRVIDQRKK
- a CDS encoding ABC-F family ATP-binding cassette domain-containing protein; protein product: MSLVRLENITKSYLGRPVLDGVSLRIEPGERVGLIGRNGTGKSTVFRVITGEVDPDSGVVERMRRLRLACLEQLPRVAEEKTIQDIVMESFPEILELEARLARLEERMAAEGDALLAEYSDAQHAFTAMGGYGFRTRVKQVLQGLGFRPEEFSLPFRALSGGQRTRLRLALALLRDADLLLLDEPENHLDVEAREWLESYLTSCREAVMIISHDRQMLNNATTRIVEVERGQLFDYSGNYAFYHKQKALVREQYQKAYERQEDFIRKEEALIERFRYKNTKARQMQSRLKRLDKMERIEAPPPEADTAAFRLGEVERSGEVVLDVRDAAMAYGDLTLYDGISFTVRRGERVGIVGPNGAGKTTLLRQIAGMHTGTGGAVTLGHKVSLSFFEQNHDNVNRANDILSEVLSVRPDFTPEQARRFLGRLLFTGEDVFKPVSTLSGGELARVAMAKMILGGANLLLLDEPTNHLDIASREALEGALAAFGGSILLASHDRALVDGLVEKLVIIRDGRARVFLGNYADFHRQSGQAEEDVSDKTAEEVLRIRRVEKEREAKKTRLREDRKGQKRLAKVEADIAAMEALLADYTGKFAALDPADFTAAQALTDEYNGLKEDLRGLYEEWEELAG